The following are from one region of the Ignavibacteriota bacterium genome:
- a CDS encoding cysteine--tRNA ligase, producing the protein MLKLYNTLTKQVEEFIPLNPPNVGMYICGPTVYDYFHIGNARTFIMADIIRRYLEYKGYNVKFIMNLTDIDDKIIKKSIEEKIPASEVAKKYSNAFFEDIKRLKIKPATFYPKATDNIDEILRMIKALVDSDTAYNVDGNVFYNVSSFKSYGKLSGKMIDELEAGARVEVMEEKQNPLDFALWKKSKEGEPFWQSEWGNGRPGWHIECSAMSCKHLGETFDIHAGGNDLIFPHHENEIAQSEAANKKTFVKYWMHFGFLNINKEKMSKSLGNFFTAREVLEKYSAEAIRLFFAQAHYRGPVDFSSELLDASEKGLEKFKNLQIAIDSALKKNKTGGLNPDFNFNAFEKRFSEAMDEDFNSPQAVAVIFDFVKEVNRVIAEKENLSNIFYLSVKEFLEKTAQDVLGIMSFEERELKQDSQLENELIKLLIEIRLKAKLEKNFQLADEIRKKLELLGITLKDTKEGTDFFKK; encoded by the coding sequence ATGCTAAAACTTTACAACACACTCACAAAGCAAGTTGAGGAATTCATTCCATTGAATCCACCGAATGTTGGAATGTACATTTGCGGACCAACCGTTTATGATTATTTCCATATTGGGAATGCACGTACGTTTATTATGGCTGACATTATAAGAAGATATCTCGAGTATAAAGGTTATAATGTAAAATTCATTATGAACCTGACTGACATCGATGATAAGATCATTAAAAAATCTATCGAGGAAAAAATCCCTGCAAGTGAAGTGGCAAAAAAATATTCAAATGCTTTTTTTGAGGATATAAAAAGGTTAAAGATTAAACCGGCTACCTTCTATCCGAAAGCAACAGATAATATTGATGAAATATTAAGAATGATAAAAGCGTTGGTTGATAGCGATACAGCTTATAATGTTGATGGAAATGTTTTTTACAACGTTTCATCATTTAAGAGTTACGGAAAATTAAGTGGTAAAATGATTGACGAGCTTGAAGCTGGTGCCAGAGTGGAAGTGATGGAAGAAAAACAGAATCCTCTCGATTTTGCATTGTGGAAAAAATCAAAAGAAGGCGAACCTTTCTGGCAAAGTGAATGGGGAAATGGTCGCCCTGGCTGGCATATAGAATGTTCTGCAATGAGCTGCAAACATCTTGGTGAAACATTTGACATTCACGCCGGTGGAAACGATCTGATATTTCCTCATCACGAAAATGAAATTGCACAGAGCGAAGCAGCAAACAAAAAAACTTTTGTTAAATACTGGATGCATTTTGGATTTCTGAATATAAATAAAGAAAAAATGTCAAAATCACTTGGCAACTTTTTCACCGCAAGAGAAGTGCTTGAAAAATACTCTGCTGAAGCAATCAGATTATTTTTTGCGCAGGCTCATTACAGGGGTCCTGTTGATTTTTCTTCTGAACTGCTTGATGCTTCCGAAAAGGGGTTAGAAAAATTTAAAAATCTTCAGATAGCAATTGACTCAGCATTGAAAAAAAATAAAACGGGCGGATTAAATCCGGATTTTAATTTCAATGCTTTCGAAAAACGTTTTTCTGAAGCAATGGATGAGGATTTTAATTCACCACAGGCAGTTGCTGTCATTTTTGATTTTGTAAAAGAAGTAAACCGGGTTATAGCCGAGAAAGAAAATCTTTCAAATATTTTTTATCTTTCTGTAAAAGAATTTTTAGAAAAAACAGCTCAGGATGTATTAGGTATTATGTCATTTGAGGAAAGAGAATTAAAACAGGATTCGCAATTGGAAAATGAATTGATAAAGTTATTAATTGAAATTAGATTAAAAGCAAAACTTGAAAAAAACTTTCAGCTTGCTGATGAGATAAGAAAAAAATTAGAGTTGCTTGGAATTACTCTAAAGGATACAAAAGAAGGAACCGACTTTTTTAAGAAGTAA
- a CDS encoding response regulator, giving the protein MQKEKGAQVAVLCIEDDSANREIVNMYLKDHFDIHSASDSTEALQKIKQKKFEVILLDINLCQGLNGFELAKRLRKDQLYANTPIIAVTAHAYREAEIQIMDCGCSDFISKPFTKKALIDKINKALKR; this is encoded by the coding sequence ATGCAAAAAGAAAAAGGAGCGCAGGTGGCAGTACTCTGTATTGAGGACGATAGCGCAAATCGTGAAATTGTCAATATGTACTTAAAAGATCATTTTGATATTCATTCCGCATCTGATTCAACAGAAGCGCTTCAAAAAATCAAACAAAAAAAATTTGAAGTTATTTTACTTGACATTAATCTTTGCCAGGGTCTTAATGGATTTGAATTAGCGAAGCGATTAAGAAAAGATCAACTTTATGCTAATACTCCGATTATTGCTGTAACTGCACATGCGTATCGGGAAGCAGAAATTCAAATAATGGATTGCGGCTGTTCAGATTTTATCTCAAAACCATTTACTAAAAAAGCGCTTATTGATAAAATAAATAAAGCACTCAAACGGTGA
- the lspA gene encoding signal peptidase II, giving the protein MRVLYLTFAVIFFDQLSKFYVKGISIPSLNINFEGMYFGESISVIGDFFRITFTENPGMAFGFDPGSDFKLFISVFSLVASVALLIYLYSIRKKSLSLKIAIALILGGAVGNVIDRMFYGMIYDYAPLFYGKVVDFFDFDFFNFSIFGRSYDRWPIFNIADAAVSIGVLILLVFYKHHEEEDKKLREPSGSVNAEMNTGIDVSDKELSPKNMNGNLQDDEADKGKEISL; this is encoded by the coding sequence TTGAGAGTATTATATCTTACATTTGCTGTTATTTTTTTTGATCAGCTTTCTAAATTTTATGTAAAGGGAATTTCCATTCCTTCTCTAAACATTAATTTTGAAGGAATGTATTTTGGCGAATCTATTTCAGTGATTGGAGATTTTTTCAGGATAACTTTCACCGAAAATCCCGGAATGGCATTTGGTTTTGACCCCGGTTCCGATTTTAAATTGTTCATTTCAGTTTTTTCATTGGTTGCAAGTGTTGCTTTGCTGATTTATCTATATTCCATTCGAAAAAAATCACTCAGTCTTAAAATTGCAATTGCGCTTATACTTGGCGGTGCAGTTGGAAATGTTATTGACCGGATGTTTTATGGAATGATTTACGATTATGCACCGTTGTTCTACGGAAAAGTGGTTGACTTTTTTGATTTTGATTTCTTCAACTTCTCTATTTTTGGACGCAGTTATGACCGCTGGCCAATCTTCAATATCGCTGATGCTGCGGTTTCAATAGGAGTTTTAATTCTTCTGGTTTTTTATAAACATCATGAAGAAGAAGACAAAAAACTTAGAGAGCCTTCCGGTAGTGTTAACGCTGAAATGAATACTGGCATTGATGTTTCAGATAAAGAGTTATCACCAAAAAATATGAATGGTAATTTGCAAGATGACGAAGCTGATAAAGGAAAAGAAATATCGCTTTGA
- a CDS encoding sigma-70 family RNA polymerase sigma factor: MDEKKLIENAQAGDKQAMAELIKKYEQTIYNFAFKICRNKDYAEQIMQETFYSMVKSLHQFDHNSKLSTWLYRIVANHCLMMARKAKSRQFVSLDDEENLFEDKYAADWSSIPYKDTENKELKKILDTAIQNLSPDYRLVFLLRDVEGLSTEETAKVTELSIAAVKSRLHRARAFLRKEINEAFSR, encoded by the coding sequence ATGGACGAAAAAAAACTCATTGAAAATGCACAAGCCGGCGATAAACAAGCAATGGCAGAGTTGATAAAAAAGTATGAACAGACTATTTATAATTTTGCCTTCAAGATTTGCCGGAATAAAGATTATGCGGAACAGATAATGCAGGAAACTTTTTACAGTATGGTTAAATCGCTTCATCAGTTTGATCATAACTCAAAGCTTTCAACATGGCTTTACCGTATTGTTGCTAACCACTGCCTTATGATGGCACGGAAAGCAAAAAGTCGTCAGTTTGTTTCTCTCGATGATGAGGAAAATTTATTCGAAGACAAATATGCTGCTGATTGGAGCTCGATTCCATATAAGGATACTGAGAATAAAGAATTAAAAAAAATTCTTGATACAGCAATACAGAATTTATCACCTGACTATCGGCTTGTATTTTTACTTCGAGATGTTGAAGGACTCTCCACTGAAGAGACAGCAAAAGTTACTGAGCTATCTATAGCGGCAGTCAAATCCAGGCTTCACAGAGCGAGAGCATTTTTAAGAAAGGAAATTAACGAGGCATTCAGCAGATGA
- a CDS encoding T9SS type A sorting domain-containing protein, translating into MRLKIVFCLLFLVSSVSLAQEYKPYNTFNKEAELQRFVAQGGKVEEISPNIYRLTNIIGESRTFYLGSKEDVNGSMEYVDTTILNIWEIDTIKFNNMFRFWQKVEVANSWWTSLPTADLNNNNRPELYGYTDIIYPNLIGPVKIFERNLNGNYENIFSYDFNTSKVDGITDINRDGIKEMIILSIIDEDSTLYYHPIFKSDTVNSLPSTFDLFLNIDSLDFPFDLYQIYNMVFGDWNNNGKTECAFTTIGTWDTTMCMIAEYNDSINNFEKTFQFSSIYESDLSGFAINDFDQDEKTELVISSGPGNVFVIENISENQYSIINQFPFPIHNTYMQTVTNDIDENGKPEFWIGGQDYVNGITVFQCYEFDGDNNYQVVAYIELRYLVSLFNEYIQAVDIDDDKKEELIISIGNVILILKFGGFPNNHQYKLWYAKLGESTQPGAQFYPVSIADLDGDSKKDLLIPMEKYTSWITYAFSYILRSDGTSSIEFSESNKFFLEEYIKSYPVPFNSYSSIRFAISDESLVKIKVYSALGKEIKTLLEEQLSPGEYDIHWEAKDKYGKPLTSGIYFISLQTKNVVKTIKTILLK; encoded by the coding sequence ATGCGTTTGAAAATAGTTTTTTGTCTGTTGTTTTTAGTTAGTAGTGTTTCTCTTGCACAAGAGTATAAACCTTATAACACATTTAACAAAGAAGCTGAGTTACAAAGGTTTGTTGCACAAGGCGGCAAGGTTGAAGAAATTTCTCCGAATATTTACAGGCTAACAAACATAATTGGAGAAAGCAGGACTTTTTATCTTGGCAGCAAAGAAGATGTTAACGGAAGTATGGAGTATGTTGACACAACCATCTTAAACATTTGGGAAATTGATACAATAAAGTTTAACAATATGTTTAGATTCTGGCAGAAAGTTGAGGTTGCAAACTCTTGGTGGACATCATTACCAACAGCAGATTTAAACAATAATAATCGACCTGAGTTATACGGTTATACAGATATAATTTACCCTAACTTGATAGGACCGGTAAAAATATTTGAGCGAAATTTGAATGGTAATTATGAAAATATATTCTCATACGATTTTAATACTTCTAAAGTAGATGGAATTACTGATATAAATAGAGATGGTATAAAAGAAATGATCATTTTATCAATAATAGATGAAGACTCTACTTTATACTATCACCCTATTTTTAAAAGTGATACGGTCAACTCATTACCTTCAACATTTGATCTCTTCTTAAATATTGATAGCTTGGATTTTCCATTTGACCTTTACCAAATATACAATATGGTTTTTGGAGATTGGAATAACAATGGTAAAACCGAGTGTGCTTTTACTACTATAGGTACATGGGATACTACAATGTGTATGATAGCTGAATACAATGACAGCATCAATAATTTTGAAAAGACATTTCAATTCTCGTCCATTTATGAAAGCGATTTATCTGGCTTTGCCATTAATGATTTTGATCAGGACGAAAAAACAGAACTAGTCATTAGTTCAGGTCCCGGAAATGTATTTGTAATTGAGAACATTAGCGAGAATCAATATTCGATTATCAATCAATTTCCATTCCCCATTCACAATACTTATATGCAAACAGTCACAAACGATATTGACGAAAACGGAAAACCAGAATTCTGGATTGGAGGACAGGATTACGTGAATGGAATAACTGTATTCCAGTGTTATGAGTTTGATGGAGACAATAATTATCAAGTAGTTGCATATATAGAACTAAGGTATCTCGTATCATTGTTTAATGAATACATTCAGGCAGTAGATATAGATGATGACAAGAAGGAAGAATTAATAATATCAATCGGTAATGTTATTCTGATTTTAAAGTTTGGAGGTTTTCCAAACAATCATCAATATAAACTTTGGTATGCAAAGCTCGGAGAATCAACGCAGCCCGGCGCTCAATTCTATCCTGTTTCTATTGCAGATCTTGATGGTGACAGTAAGAAGGATTTGTTAATTCCAATGGAGAAATACACTTCCTGGATAACTTATGCCTTTAGTTACATCCTACGAAGCGATGGTACATCAAGCATAGAATTTTCTGAATCTAATAAATTCTTTTTAGAAGAGTACATAAAAAGTTATCCGGTTCCTTTCAATTCTTATTCATCAATCAGATTTGCTATCTCAGATGAAAGTCTAGTCAAGATCAAAGTTTATAGTGCATTAGGGAAAGAAATAAAAACACTGTTAGAAGAACAACTTTCTCCTGGGGAATATGATATTCACTGGGAAGCAAAAGACAAATATGGTAAGCCGCTTACAAGCGGAATTTACTTTATTAGTCTCCAGACAAAAAATGTCGTTAAGACAATTAAAACAATACTTTTAAAATAA
- a CDS encoding cyclic nucleotide-binding domain-containing protein — MPITRTTRDIRTNKLFTGVKESVLNTFFDQKELKEAREGEIIYRTGDQSNSLYLIVKGEARVKFPSHSYISNKILNDFFGEKEINDDTKRISTAMAFTRLLYYKIEKPILYSIFKKSPSVEDNFRKFGEFKLPEPSLDAERKFNIAERDKPISFKAFANGNKSDEEKKSEKEPPPVQTQQLLPDLDLMEKSIEQEDEFTIEDNLELEQALEELSELAIQDDSDISDSFTTENEEVVPEIDEQTSNSDLKETENRTFTFKSNDEVKTLPVESGINREIVRKIFLALNRIFSGINIIDLIKNSKRSIRDLLSSESADLIFVEEKKSSMHRIITQEGKSKTEYFEITDGLTGACALRKSPINFDRPSEDSRFNSKIDYPGPARMKRILYFPVLSDVGETVAVIQAARDNKKYTDDEVSYLTMISKQLETAISRTKTLESLLNKEKLNSGKKLRDVITKEIHIPVEIIDSYTKILSSKNLPPDTDDIVRMLQKQAASVIDLTDSMLKVLLDEISLETSKVHFNEFIDDVLELLSEYCETQEVKLFKKIGDGAVVEIDRAKLYTAIFQLIKACVADCRDAGKIYFSTELSADKILLSIQNEGKGIIVFPDGEILDYFYYKEKIKDDDVHLLLAKKIINAHSGNIEVESIKGVGSTFRVLIPVAN; from the coding sequence ATGCCAATTACCAGGACAACACGGGATATCCGAACTAACAAACTTTTTACAGGTGTAAAGGAATCCGTACTAAATACCTTTTTTGATCAGAAAGAATTAAAAGAAGCACGGGAAGGTGAAATTATTTACAGAACCGGTGATCAGAGTAACTCACTCTATCTGATTGTCAAAGGTGAAGCAAGAGTTAAATTTCCATCTCACAGTTACATCTCAAATAAAATATTAAATGATTTCTTTGGTGAAAAAGAGATTAATGATGACACAAAGCGCATCTCAACAGCAATGGCTTTCACCCGATTATTATACTATAAGATTGAAAAACCCATACTGTATAGTATCTTCAAAAAGAGCCCATCTGTTGAAGATAATTTCAGAAAGTTTGGAGAATTTAAACTGCCGGAACCTTCTCTGGATGCTGAAAGAAAGTTTAATATTGCCGAAAGAGATAAACCAATAAGTTTTAAAGCTTTCGCAAATGGAAATAAATCGGATGAAGAAAAAAAATCTGAGAAAGAACCACCACCAGTACAAACTCAGCAACTACTGCCTGACCTGGATCTAATGGAAAAATCAATTGAGCAGGAAGATGAATTTACCATTGAAGATAACCTTGAACTTGAACAGGCATTGGAGGAACTGAGCGAATTAGCAATTCAGGATGATTCAGATATTTCCGATTCATTTACCACTGAGAATGAAGAAGTTGTTCCCGAAATTGACGAGCAAACAAGCAATTCAGATTTGAAAGAAACTGAGAACAGGACTTTTACTTTCAAATCAAATGATGAGGTAAAAACACTACCGGTAGAATCTGGCATTAACAGAGAGATAGTAAGAAAAATATTTCTTGCTCTAAATAGAATTTTCAGTGGAATTAATATTATCGACTTAATAAAGAACTCCAAGCGATCAATTCGGGATCTTTTGAGTTCAGAAAGTGCTGATCTGATTTTTGTTGAGGAGAAAAAATCATCAATGCACCGGATTATTACTCAGGAAGGAAAAAGTAAAACTGAGTATTTTGAGATAACAGATGGGTTAACAGGTGCTTGTGCACTTCGGAAATCTCCAATTAATTTTGACAGACCTTCTGAAGACAGCAGATTCAATTCAAAGATTGATTACCCGGGCCCGGCAAGAATGAAAAGAATTCTCTACTTCCCTGTTTTAAGTGATGTTGGTGAAACTGTTGCAGTTATTCAGGCTGCAAGAGACAACAAAAAATATACTGATGATGAAGTCTCCTATTTGACTATGATAAGCAAACAGCTTGAAACGGCTATCAGCCGTACAAAAACCCTGGAATCATTACTGAATAAAGAAAAATTAAATTCAGGAAAAAAGCTGAGAGATGTTATCACTAAGGAGATACATATCCCGGTAGAAATTATCGATAGCTACACAAAAATTTTAAGTTCAAAAAATCTTCCGCCTGATACTGATGATATTGTCAGGATGCTTCAAAAACAAGCAGCTTCGGTTATTGATCTTACCGATAGTATGTTGAAAGTTTTATTGGACGAAATTTCCCTCGAAACCAGCAAAGTTCATTTTAACGAATTCATTGATGATGTTCTTGAACTGCTCTCTGAATATTGTGAAACTCAGGAAGTTAAACTTTTTAAAAAAATCGGTGATGGTGCTGTTGTAGAAATTGATCGTGCTAAACTTTATACAGCAATTTTTCAGTTAATAAAGGCTTGCGTCGCCGATTGCCGAGATGCCGGGAAAATTTACTTCAGCACTGAACTCTCTGCAGATAAAATTTTATTGTCAATCCAAAATGAAGGTAAAGGTATTATCGTGTTTCCTGACGGTGAAATACTGGATTACTTTTACTACAAAGAAAAAATAAAAGACGATGATGTTCATCTGCTTCTTGCTAAAAAAATTATTAATGCACATTCAGGAAATATTGAAGTTGAAAGCATTAAGGGAGTTGGATCAACTTTCCGAGTACTGATTCCAGTTGCTAATTGA
- the miaA gene encoding tRNA (adenosine(37)-N6)-dimethylallyltransferase MiaA: MPFDLVCILGPTASGKTSIAAKLAASINGEIISADSRQVYRDMNIGTGKDLIEFKKNNVDYHLIDIAEPADEYNVFRFLKDFTAAYDAIRNNNKIPILVGGTGLYLSAVIQSYSFPELTDFESDNLEKLTLSELRELLRMLNPRLHNVTDLNSRERLVKAIIIGHSGENANERKISLNSLNIGIKLNREEIKSRITERLKSRLSGGMIEEVESLLQKGITPDKLNYFGLEYRFISQHVSGKLSYNDMYQKLNSAIHTFAKKQMTWFRKMEREGVEINWFHPEHYDEIKKFVLSKLFDE; the protein is encoded by the coding sequence ATGCCTTTCGATTTAGTCTGTATTTTAGGTCCAACCGCATCTGGTAAAACCAGTATAGCAGCAAAACTTGCTGCCAGTATAAATGGAGAAATTATTTCGGCGGACTCACGTCAGGTGTACCGGGATATGAATATTGGTACAGGAAAAGATCTGATCGAGTTCAAAAAAAATAATGTGGATTATCATTTAATTGATATTGCCGAACCAGCCGATGAATATAATGTTTTTCGTTTCTTAAAAGATTTTACTGCTGCATACGATGCAATCAGAAATAATAATAAGATACCAATATTGGTGGGTGGAACCGGATTATATTTATCAGCAGTAATTCAATCATACAGTTTTCCCGAACTAACTGATTTCGAATCGGATAATTTAGAAAAGTTAACTTTGTCTGAACTAAGGGAATTATTAAGAATGTTAAATCCAAGGCTGCACAATGTTACAGATCTGAATTCAAGAGAACGGCTTGTAAAAGCTATTATAATCGGACATTCAGGAGAAAACGCAAATGAGAGAAAAATTAGTTTGAACTCATTGAACATTGGAATCAAATTGAATCGCGAAGAAATAAAAAGCCGGATAACTGAACGTTTAAAATCCAGACTATCAGGAGGAATGATTGAAGAAGTTGAATCTCTTCTTCAAAAAGGAATCACTCCGGATAAACTAAACTATTTTGGTCTGGAGTACAGATTTATTTCGCAGCATGTTTCCGGGAAACTCAGCTATAATGACATGTACCAGAAACTAAACAGCGCAATACATACTTTTGCCAAGAAACAAATGACGTGGTTCAGAAAAATGGAACGTGAAGGTGTAGAAATTAACTGGTTTCATCCTGAGCATTACGATGAAATAAAAAAATTTGTTCTCTCTAAATTGTTCGATGAATAA
- a CDS encoding RluA family pseudouridine synthase, with protein MTKLIKEKKYRFEIPEGKKKERIDVFLANSIENATRSKVQKLIDANLVTVNGIIVKSNYQIKPFDIIEAVHPITPRPEETEPEDIPLNIVYEDDYLLVINKSAGMVAHPAYANYTGTLVNALLHHTKKLSGLNDPGRPGIIHRLDKDTSGLLVVAKDDFTHAKIAEQFSKRTVDREYHAICWGKFKEKKGEINFNIVRSKKDRKKFSVSENEGRTALTLYEVIEEFEFTSYLKINLKTGRTHQIRVHLSGIGKPVFGDPTYGGRQVVYGSELPKIKARVHNLLEIIPRQALHAKTIGFYHPVKKEKMFFDSELPDDMKLLIKNL; from the coding sequence ATGACGAAGCTGATAAAGGAAAAGAAATATCGCTTTGAAATTCCTGAGGGAAAAAAGAAAGAAAGAATAGATGTCTTTCTTGCAAACTCAATTGAAAATGCAACCCGTTCTAAAGTTCAAAAACTGATTGATGCAAATCTTGTAACAGTCAACGGAATTATTGTCAAATCAAATTACCAGATTAAACCATTTGATATAATCGAAGCAGTTCATCCGATAACTCCCCGTCCCGAAGAAACCGAACCCGAAGATATTCCACTTAACATAGTTTATGAAGATGACTATTTACTCGTCATAAATAAATCTGCGGGAATGGTTGCTCATCCTGCTTATGCAAATTACACCGGAACATTGGTAAACGCACTTCTTCATCATACAAAAAAACTTAGTGGTTTAAATGATCCGGGCAGGCCTGGAATAATTCATCGGCTGGATAAAGATACAAGCGGACTTTTAGTTGTTGCCAAAGATGATTTCACTCACGCAAAAATTGCTGAACAATTCAGCAAACGAACTGTTGATCGTGAATATCATGCAATATGCTGGGGAAAATTTAAAGAGAAGAAAGGCGAAATTAATTTTAATATTGTACGGAGTAAAAAAGACAGGAAAAAATTTTCGGTAAGTGAGAATGAAGGAAGGACAGCTTTAACTTTATACGAAGTTATCGAAGAGTTTGAATTTACATCCTATCTGAAAATAAATCTTAAAACAGGAAGAACTCATCAAATCAGAGTTCATTTATCAGGAATTGGTAAACCGGTTTTTGGCGACCCGACTTACGGAGGACGACAGGTTGTGTATGGTTCCGAACTTCCAAAGATCAAAGCAAGAGTTCATAATCTTTTAGAAATAATACCTCGGCAAGCATTGCACGCAAAAACTATTGGCTTTTATCATCCGGTGAAAAAAGAAAAAATGTTTTTTGATTCCGAACTTCCGGATGATATGAAATTGCTGATAAAAAATTTATAA
- a CDS encoding T9SS type A sorting domain-containing protein translates to MRALDNNNHYSAYSSTVMIEFLKFIHNSPGNSGSNATNKINNSGSAELSYNYELSQNYPNPFNPTTTISYSIQNAGEVSLKVYDMLGTEVASLVNENQEAGNYSLTFNAAELPSRSGSALTSGIYFYTLTSGNFMETKKLILLK, encoded by the coding sequence ATGAGAGCTTTAGATAATAACAATCATTATTCAGCTTATTCCTCGACTGTAATGATCGAATTTTTGAAATTCATACATAACTCTCCTGGGAATAGTGGTTCGAATGCAACAAACAAAATTAACAACTCTGGTTCTGCAGAGTTAAGTTACAACTATGAGCTTAGCCAGAACTATCCCAATCCTTTCAACCCAACAACAACAATAAGTTACTCTATACAAAATGCAGGAGAAGTGTCGCTGAAAGTATATGATATGCTCGGAACAGAAGTAGCTTCATTGGTTAATGAAAATCAAGAAGCAGGAAATTATTCTCTTACTTTCAACGCAGCAGAACTTCCAAGCCGATCAGGCTCGGCATTAACAAGTGGAATTTATTTCTACACATTAACTTCAGGAAACTTTATGGAGACGAAGAAATTAATTTTGCTCAAATAA
- a CDS encoding FAD-binding oxidoreductase, translating into MITKTEQNEIQDYLKDASNTKGFCEAVVYPESSDDVVTILKKANDDKIKVTVCGNRTGLSGGCVPDGGIVLSTEKLNDILEINEEKKYAVVEPGVLLSDFLQIIKPLNLYYPPDPTELNCFLGGTVATNASGSKTFKYGTTRNFVLGLEIILPTGDQLILERGHIFADNYDLSLTLSSGRKINLRIPPAKILITKNNAGYFCRKDMDAIDLFIGSEGTLGVITKIKLKLLTAPEMILSSVIFFNSEEDGLNFVEQARDESYKSRKNKSDFGINALSLEYFDNNSLNFLSADYPNIPVEANSAVWFEQETDEHSQDKITEEWMSLIEKHSGNLENSWIAMNEKDKLHFVEFRHRISAKVNDFISSRNLQKLGTDFAVPDNELKKFYYKLKSDVESTGFDYVIYGHFGNSHIHLNILPKNSDEFEKAKALYQKMCISAIKSGGTFSAEHGVGKNKKALLSEMYGTDVINQMFRIKLNLDPNQILCRGNLFDNQ; encoded by the coding sequence ATGATTACAAAAACAGAACAAAACGAAATACAGGACTATCTTAAAGACGCATCAAATACAAAAGGCTTTTGTGAAGCAGTTGTTTATCCTGAAAGTTCTGACGACGTTGTGACGATTTTGAAAAAAGCAAATGACGATAAAATTAAGGTTACTGTCTGTGGAAATCGAACCGGATTGTCCGGTGGTTGTGTTCCTGATGGAGGGATTGTTCTTTCAACAGAAAAGCTGAATGATATTCTTGAGATCAATGAAGAAAAAAAATATGCAGTGGTTGAACCCGGAGTTCTTCTTTCTGATTTTTTGCAAATTATTAAACCGTTGAATTTGTATTATCCGCCAGATCCAACAGAATTAAACTGTTTTCTTGGTGGAACTGTCGCCACTAATGCATCAGGTTCAAAAACTTTTAAATATGGAACGACAAGAAATTTTGTGCTTGGTCTTGAGATAATTCTGCCAACCGGTGATCAATTGATTCTTGAAAGAGGTCATATCTTCGCTGATAATTATGACTTATCATTAACATTATCAAGCGGAAGAAAAATAAATTTAAGAATACCTCCCGCAAAAATTCTCATCACAAAAAATAATGCGGGATATTTCTGCAGGAAAGATATGGATGCAATTGACCTCTTTATCGGTTCTGAAGGAACACTTGGAGTTATAACTAAAATAAAATTAAAATTACTTACTGCACCCGAAATGATTTTGTCATCGGTTATCTTTTTTAATTCTGAAGAAGATGGTTTAAACTTTGTTGAACAGGCAAGAGATGAATCATACAAATCAAGAAAAAACAAATCTGATTTTGGTATTAACGCTTTATCATTAGAATATTTTGACAATAACTCACTGAATTTTTTAAGCGCAGATTACCCGAATATTCCAGTGGAGGCAAATTCTGCCGTTTGGTTTGAACAGGAAACAGACGAACATTCCCAAGATAAAATCACTGAAGAATGGATGAGTCTGATAGAAAAACATTCCGGAAACCTGGAAAATTCCTGGATAGCAATGAATGAAAAAGACAAATTGCATTTTGTTGAGTTCCGCCATAGAATCTCGGCAAAAGTAAATGATTTTATTTCGTCCAGAAATTTGCAAAAGCTGGGGACTGATTTCGCTGTGCCTGATAATGAGCTAAAAAAGTTTTATTATAAATTGAAATCGGATGTTGAATCAACAGGATTTGATTATGTTATTTATGGGCACTTCGGAAATTCTCATATTCATTTAAACATACTACCAAAAAACTCCGACGAATTTGAAAAAGCGAAAGCACTATACCAGAAGATGTGTATCTCTGCTATCAAATCCGGAGGAACATTTTCTGCTGAACATGGTGTTGGTAAAAATAAAAAGGCGTTGCTTTCTGAGATGTATGGAACGGATGTTATAAATCAAATGTTCAGGATAAAACTAAATCTTGACCCAAACCAGATTTTGTGCAGAGGAAATTTATTTGATAATCAATAA